One segment of Massilia sp. Se16.2.3 DNA contains the following:
- a CDS encoding nucleoside recognition domain-containing protein yields the protein MALNYIWTGFFLVSFVAALGQWLFLGDTEIFKRIVDGTFSSAKTAVMDIALPLAGVMTLWLGIMNIGEKAGAINVLARIIAPFFSRIFPEVPKDHPANGHMVMNFSANLLGLDNAATPFGLKAMESLQTLNQNKDEASNAQIMFLVLHTSGLTLIPLAIMAQRAILGAANPADIFIPCLIATYVATMAGIMIVGIRQRINLFDPVLGGWIAAMTAAIGGLIYYFSNYLTKDQIQLVSNVTANLVLFTIIVTFMVGALKKRVNVYEAFIEGAKGGIQTSLTIIPYLVGMLVAIGVVRNAGVLDFVVRGFEWLFVQLGMNTDFIPALPTALMKPLSGSGSRALMIDTMTTYGPDSFVGRLACIFQGSADTTFYIVALYFGSVGIRKTRYAISCGLFADFAGVVAAIFVAYLFFG from the coding sequence ATGGCTCTCAATTACATCTGGACTGGTTTCTTCCTCGTCAGCTTCGTCGCCGCTCTCGGACAATGGCTGTTCCTCGGCGACACGGAAATCTTCAAGCGCATCGTCGACGGCACCTTCTCGTCGGCCAAGACGGCGGTGATGGACATCGCCCTGCCGCTGGCCGGCGTCATGACGCTCTGGCTTGGCATCATGAACATCGGCGAAAAGGCCGGCGCCATCAACGTGCTGGCACGCATCATCGCTCCCTTCTTCTCCCGCATTTTTCCGGAAGTGCCCAAGGACCACCCGGCCAACGGCCACATGGTGATGAACTTCTCGGCCAACCTGCTCGGCCTGGACAACGCCGCCACGCCCTTTGGCCTGAAGGCGATGGAAAGCCTGCAAACCCTGAACCAGAACAAGGACGAGGCAAGTAACGCCCAGATCATGTTCCTGGTGCTGCACACCTCGGGCCTGACCCTGATTCCGCTGGCGATCATGGCGCAACGGGCGATCCTGGGCGCGGCCAATCCCGCCGATATCTTCATCCCCTGCCTGATCGCGACCTATGTGGCCACCATGGCCGGCATCATGATCGTCGGCATCCGCCAGCGCATCAACCTGTTCGATCCGGTGCTGGGCGGCTGGATCGCGGCGATGACGGCAGCGATTGGGGGCCTGATCTATTACTTCAGCAACTATTTGACCAAGGACCAGATTCAGCTGGTATCGAATGTGACCGCCAACCTGGTCCTGTTCACCATCATCGTGACCTTCATGGTCGGCGCCCTGAAGAAGCGCGTCAACGTCTATGAAGCGTTCATCGAAGGCGCGAAGGGCGGCATCCAGACCTCGCTCACCATCATTCCCTACCTGGTCGGCATGCTGGTGGCGATCGGCGTGGTGCGCAACGCCGGCGTGCTCGACTTCGTCGTGCGCGGTTTCGAGTGGTTATTCGTCCAGCTGGGCATGAACACCGATTTCATCCCGGCGCTGCCGACCGCGCTGATGAAGCCGCTCTCGGGCAGCGGCTCGCGCGCGTTGATGATCGACACCATGACGACCTACGGCCCGGATTCGTTCGTCGGCCGTCTCGCCTGCATCTTCCAGGGCTCGGCCGACACCACCTTCTATATCGTCGCCCTGTACTTCGGCTCGGTAGGCATCCGCAAGACCCGCTACGCGATCTCCTGCGGCCTGTTTGCCGACTTCGCGGGCGTGGTCGCCGCCATCTTCGTTGCCTACCTCTTCTTCGGTTAA
- a CDS encoding PEP-CTERM sorting domain-containing protein, whose protein sequence is MKIQRILKQLFVAGALVAGVSQAQAGVMTFSDLVDFENYSEAGMDMYSSDVWNWPEAQMAHIDFGEAGFVLNSGAQFNLNSIDLLADGGGGTARFSAYLDGELLGWIDVATAGTYAFGNLFQGIDELRVSVIDNHFSFDNLVFNEDGSTDVPEPTSVALLGMGMLALAARRRKQA, encoded by the coding sequence ATGAAGATCCAACGCATCCTGAAGCAATTGTTCGTTGCCGGCGCCCTGGTCGCCGGCGTCAGCCAGGCGCAAGCCGGCGTGATGACTTTTTCGGACCTGGTCGATTTCGAGAATTATTCGGAAGCGGGCATGGACATGTACTCGTCGGATGTCTGGAACTGGCCGGAAGCGCAGATGGCCCACATCGACTTCGGCGAGGCCGGTTTCGTCCTGAACAGCGGCGCGCAGTTCAACCTGAACAGCATCGACCTGCTGGCCGACGGCGGTGGCGGTACGGCGCGCTTCTCGGCCTACCTGGACGGCGAACTGCTGGGCTGGATCGACGTGGCGACAGCCGGCACCTACGCCTTCGGCAACCTGTTCCAGGGCATCGACGAGCTGCGCGTATCCGTCATCGACAACCACTTCAGCTTCGATAACCTCGTCTTCAACGAAGACGGCAGTACGGACGTGCCGGAACCGACGAGTGTCGCCCTGCTGGGCATGGGCATGCTGGCCCTGGCGGCACGCCGCCGCAAGCAGGCCTGA
- a CDS encoding TonB-dependent receptor, giving the protein MKLKKLAHLIALIGAVSPAVAQELQQNTPMARVEVTGSSIKRIAREGALPVQVITFDQIQKQGITTTEELVRTISANGTGADNMTSGNNVFGADADRVSGGASFASLRGLGPNSTLVLLNGRRIATHGGSGKAVDLNSIPLSAIARVEILKDGASAIYGTDAVGGVVNFILRTNYRGIEASATVNATEAGGGTTRRATLLAGHGDLDKDRFNVMAAVTVDKNDMLHSHQRGFANGFQPQRGLSPDTTGTPFANQLSGAGTALGANFTVPGDATKYLQANLLSFQNKCDTIPYMSQYQSQLWPDVTPVTRTRFSCAYDYGADYVMMPPAERANAIARGSFQIAPGHRLFVEGMASRSQVTSILTPMQISASLANGAVYPVGGPYYQDLSQYVATFDRTKPIAYKWRAVDFGNREMDNTTDSARLLVGLEGTVDKWDYKLGLSRAISKTQTTLTNGYAYTTPMYQALGTGKINPWLAPGQTQTAEAMALIESTKFRGDLQHGRTSLTQLDGSVSGEVFNLPAGAAAAAVGFDLRREGYGYGQDADATVVWQAPGNAALQEATRDVKAVYAELILPVFKNLEVQLAVRRDDYSVIGATTNPKVAFRFQPASWLLFRGSANKGFLAPSFTQLYSASLDGELPNGTIDPVGCPLNPGNPDYCAIARLDFKAGGNSSLRPETSKQGTLGVVVEPVKGFSASLDYWMINTQDKILNRTPQVILANQPALAENVIRNPANGANIGTIEYVRSGWINAGGAKTRGLDLGLRADGKWTDVKWSAALDGTWTQSFKFAEIAGQPYKEYVGQFYTRDLYLRWKHSATLTATRGDWSAMLSNYFASGYKDQVPNGGKGTPPAGFDPDVSSYTRFGLSTTYTGFKNTSITFGIQNLFDRDPPFTAHNVDEVVGAGWDPRVADPRGRSYSLTLKYTFL; this is encoded by the coding sequence GTGAAGTTAAAGAAGCTAGCACATCTGATTGCCCTGATCGGGGCAGTAAGCCCGGCAGTCGCACAGGAGCTGCAACAGAACACCCCGATGGCGCGCGTCGAGGTGACCGGCAGCAGCATCAAGCGCATTGCCAGGGAAGGCGCGCTGCCGGTGCAGGTGATCACCTTCGACCAGATCCAGAAGCAGGGCATCACGACCACTGAAGAGCTGGTGCGGACGATTTCGGCCAACGGTACCGGTGCCGACAACATGACCTCCGGTAATAACGTCTTCGGCGCCGATGCCGACCGCGTCAGCGGCGGCGCCTCGTTCGCTTCGCTGCGCGGCCTCGGCCCGAACAGCACGCTGGTGCTGCTCAACGGCCGCCGCATCGCCACCCACGGCGGCAGCGGCAAGGCGGTCGACCTGAATTCGATCCCGCTCTCCGCGATTGCCCGCGTCGAGATCCTCAAGGATGGCGCCTCCGCGATCTACGGTACCGATGCGGTTGGCGGCGTCGTCAACTTCATCCTGCGCACCAATTACCGGGGCATCGAAGCGTCGGCCACCGTCAACGCCACCGAAGCCGGCGGCGGCACTACCCGCCGTGCCACCCTGCTGGCCGGTCATGGCGACCTGGACAAAGACCGCTTCAACGTCATGGCGGCGGTCACGGTCGACAAGAACGACATGCTGCACTCGCACCAGCGCGGCTTCGCCAACGGCTTCCAGCCGCAGCGCGGCCTGTCGCCGGACACCACCGGCACGCCGTTCGCGAACCAGCTCAGTGGCGCGGGCACGGCGCTGGGCGCGAACTTCACGGTACCGGGCGACGCCACCAAATACCTGCAGGCCAACCTGCTGAGCTTCCAGAACAAGTGCGACACGATTCCCTACATGTCGCAATACCAGAGCCAGCTCTGGCCGGACGTCACGCCGGTGACGCGCACGCGCTTCTCCTGCGCCTATGACTACGGCGCCGACTACGTCATGATGCCGCCGGCCGAGCGCGCCAACGCGATCGCCCGCGGTTCCTTCCAGATCGCGCCGGGCCATCGCCTGTTCGTCGAAGGCATGGCCTCGCGCTCGCAGGTGACGTCGATCCTGACGCCAATGCAGATCTCGGCCTCGCTGGCCAACGGCGCCGTCTACCCTGTCGGCGGCCCGTACTACCAGGACCTGTCGCAATACGTCGCCACCTTCGATAGAACGAAGCCGATCGCCTACAAGTGGCGCGCCGTCGATTTCGGCAACCGCGAGATGGACAACACCACCGACAGCGCACGCCTGCTGGTCGGCCTCGAGGGCACCGTCGACAAGTGGGACTACAAGCTCGGCCTGTCGCGCGCGATCAGCAAGACGCAAACCACGCTGACGAACGGCTATGCCTACACCACGCCGATGTACCAGGCGCTGGGCACCGGCAAGATCAATCCCTGGCTCGCTCCCGGCCAGACCCAGACCGCCGAGGCGATGGCGCTGATCGAGTCGACCAAGTTCCGTGGCGACCTGCAGCACGGCCGCACCTCGCTGACCCAGCTCGACGGTTCCGTGTCGGGCGAAGTGTTCAACCTGCCGGCCGGCGCCGCCGCCGCTGCCGTCGGTTTCGACCTGCGCCGCGAAGGCTATGGCTATGGCCAGGATGCCGACGCCACGGTCGTCTGGCAGGCGCCGGGCAACGCCGCCCTGCAGGAAGCCACGCGCGACGTCAAGGCCGTGTATGCCGAGCTGATCCTGCCGGTATTCAAAAACCTGGAAGTCCAGCTGGCCGTGCGCCGCGACGACTACAGCGTGATCGGCGCGACCACCAATCCGAAGGTCGCCTTCCGCTTCCAGCCGGCGAGCTGGCTGCTCTTCCGCGGTTCGGCCAACAAGGGCTTCCTGGCGCCGAGCTTCACCCAGCTGTATTCGGCCTCCCTCGACGGCGAACTGCCGAACGGGACGATCGATCCGGTCGGCTGCCCGCTGAACCCGGGGAACCCCGACTACTGCGCCATCGCGCGCCTCGACTTCAAGGCCGGCGGCAATTCGTCGCTGCGTCCGGAGACCTCGAAGCAGGGTACGCTGGGTGTGGTGGTCGAGCCGGTCAAGGGCTTCTCGGCTTCGCTCGACTACTGGATGATCAACACCCAGGACAAGATCCTGAACCGCACCCCACAGGTCATCCTCGCGAACCAGCCCGCGCTGGCGGAAAACGTGATCCGCAACCCGGCCAACGGCGCCAACATCGGCACCATCGAGTACGTGCGTTCGGGCTGGATCAATGCCGGTGGCGCCAAGACGCGCGGGCTTGACCTCGGCCTGCGTGCCGACGGCAAGTGGACCGACGTGAAGTGGAGCGCCGCCCTGGACGGTACCTGGACCCAGAGCTTCAAGTTCGCCGAGATCGCCGGCCAGCCGTACAAGGAATACGTTGGCCAGTTCTACACGCGCGACCTGTACCTGCGCTGGAAGCACAGCGCGACGCTGACGGCCACCCGCGGGGACTGGAGCGCCATGCTGAGCAACTACTTCGCCAGCGGCTACAAGGACCAGGTACCGAACGGCGGCAAGGGCACGCCGCCGGCTGGCTTCGATCCGGACGTGTCGAGCTATACCCGCTTCGGCCTGTCGACGACCTACACCGGCTTCAAGAACACGTCGATCACTTTCGGCATCCAGAACCTGTTCGACCGCGACCCGCCGTTCACGGCGCACAACGTCGACGAAGTCGTCGGTGCCGGCTGGGATCCGCGCGTGGCCGATCCACGCGGCCGTTCGTACTCGCTGACGCTGAAGTACACCTTCCTCTGA
- a CDS encoding LD-carboxypeptidase, whose product MTTLIKPPRLRQGDGVALIAPGGYATDKLIAKARANIEQLGLRVHEGAHLREVYGNYGGTVEQRLADLHAAFANPDVKMIWPIRGGSGCISLLAHLDYALIRANPKILLGYSDITALHLAILRHAGLVSFHGPVASSTLSDYTREHMLAVLSDPQPSYTIPMALENSRRALEKPHFGLHTVHGGVATGPLVGGNLSLVAALAGTPYAADFKDSILFLEEVNEAPYRIDRWMTQLDLSGGLSKAAALMVGICDDCGPEHEEISLTLEQTLDLHLQPLAIPAVTGYSIGHIRDQFTVPMGIRATLDTERQTLTLLEAAVS is encoded by the coding sequence ATGACAACCCTGATCAAACCCCCACGCCTGCGCCAGGGAGACGGCGTCGCCCTGATCGCGCCCGGCGGCTACGCCACCGACAAGCTGATCGCCAAGGCCCGCGCGAATATCGAGCAACTGGGACTGCGCGTGCACGAAGGCGCGCACCTGCGCGAGGTGTACGGCAACTATGGCGGCACCGTCGAACAGCGCCTGGCGGACCTGCACGCCGCTTTCGCGAACCCCGACGTGAAGATGATCTGGCCGATCCGCGGCGGCTCCGGCTGCATCTCGCTGCTGGCGCACCTCGATTACGCGCTGATCCGTGCTAACCCGAAAATCCTGTTGGGCTACTCCGACATCACGGCGCTGCACCTGGCCATCCTGAGGCATGCGGGCCTGGTGAGCTTCCACGGGCCGGTGGCCTCGTCCACGCTGAGCGACTACACGCGCGAGCACATGCTGGCGGTGCTGTCCGATCCGCAGCCGAGCTACACGATTCCGATGGCACTGGAAAACAGCCGGCGCGCCCTGGAAAAACCCCATTTCGGCCTGCACACCGTGCACGGCGGCGTGGCGACCGGCCCCCTCGTGGGCGGCAACCTGAGCCTGGTGGCGGCGCTGGCCGGCACGCCCTATGCGGCCGATTTCAAGGACAGCATCCTGTTCCTGGAAGAGGTCAACGAGGCGCCCTACCGGATCGACCGCTGGATGACTCAGCTCGACCTGTCCGGCGGCTTGTCAAAAGCGGCGGCGCTGATGGTGGGCATCTGCGACGACTGCGGCCCGGAGCATGAAGAGATTTCGCTGACGCTGGAACAGACGCTCGACCTCCACCTGCAGCCGCTGGCGATTCCCGCCGTGACCGGCTATTCGATCGGGCATATCCGCGACCAGTTCACGGTCCCGATGGGTATCCGCGCCACGCTCGATACGGAGCGGCAGACGTTGACGTTGCTGGAAGCGGCCGTCAGCTGA
- a CDS encoding GNAT family N-acetyltransferase, which yields MALAPDGTIAGHVDLRARPERAASHRCLLGMGVHRDWRRRGLGEHLMAAALDWARAQETIDWVDLEVLSQNAPARRLYERCGFVFAGELPDLYRIDGEQHGYVYMTRKL from the coding sequence ATGGCGCTGGCGCCGGACGGCACCATTGCCGGCCACGTCGACCTGCGCGCCCGCCCCGAGCGCGCCGCCAGCCACCGCTGCCTGCTCGGCATGGGCGTGCACCGCGACTGGCGCCGCCGGGGTCTTGGCGAGCACCTGATGGCCGCTGCGCTCGACTGGGCGCGCGCGCAGGAGACCATCGACTGGGTCGACCTGGAAGTGCTGTCGCAGAACGCCCCGGCGCGCCGGCTGTATGAGCGCTGCGGTTTCGTCTTCGCCGGAGAGCTGCCGGACCTGTATCGCATCGATGGCGAGCAGCACGGGTATGTGTACATGACGCGCAAGCTCTGA
- a CDS encoding MORN repeat-containing protein — protein sequence MAMMKTAILPLLLGLAAMPEALAAPARLAGHAGTDDCQIAPLEPAPRENRVDWNGMCKDGFASGTGTLEWKDEKGRRYALKGSLLRGELQGEGELKTVSYTYTGTLRRGKPHGNGYIEFVNGNQYEGDVIDNKYEGKGILVRYDRSEFKGEWKNGQLNGWGEATYSLGGSYAGQWKDDKPHGRGIMTFAGSNRKFDGQFEDGRPAGIPAPVIDSTPYFSTTKPGAYPVTGPTPVDATWEALTEGQRNRVRIQYPALEQGDDPPYPRNGTRKVFEAVHKLNHSAGNAVGDLLIRIIVGADGKAKQAMVLRKPTLEDQEDGEKLVKYIASVMMLDEYKPAMCRGAPCEMAYATYYSFTVVDTIDDVRPPMFR from the coding sequence ATGGCCATGATGAAGACGGCTATCCTGCCCCTGCTGCTTGGCCTTGCCGCGATGCCGGAGGCACTGGCTGCGCCGGCGCGCCTTGCCGGTCATGCCGGTACCGACGATTGCCAGATTGCCCCGCTGGAGCCGGCTCCGCGCGAGAACCGGGTTGACTGGAACGGGATGTGCAAGGACGGTTTCGCCAGCGGCACGGGCACGCTGGAATGGAAGGACGAGAAAGGCCGCCGCTATGCATTGAAAGGCAGCCTGCTGCGTGGCGAGCTGCAGGGCGAAGGCGAGCTGAAGACCGTAAGTTATACCTATACCGGCACACTGCGCCGCGGCAAGCCGCATGGGAACGGCTATATCGAATTCGTGAACGGCAACCAGTACGAAGGCGACGTGATCGACAACAAGTATGAAGGTAAAGGGATCCTGGTGCGCTACGACCGCTCCGAGTTCAAGGGCGAGTGGAAGAACGGCCAGCTCAACGGCTGGGGCGAGGCGACCTATAGCCTCGGCGGCAGCTACGCCGGCCAGTGGAAAGACGACAAGCCGCATGGACGTGGGATCATGACCTTTGCCGGAAGCAATCGCAAGTTCGATGGTCAGTTCGAAGATGGCCGTCCCGCCGGAATTCCGGCGCCGGTAATCGACTCTACTCCCTATTTCAGCACTACTAAGCCAGGGGCATACCCGGTGACGGGACCCACCCCGGTTGACGCGACCTGGGAAGCCCTAACCGAAGGACAGCGCAACAGGGTCCGTATTCAATACCCCGCGCTTGAACAGGGTGACGACCCACCTTATCCACGCAATGGGACGCGCAAGGTATTCGAAGCGGTTCACAAGCTCAATCACTCCGCGGGCAACGCGGTAGGTGACCTGTTAATTCGCATCATCGTCGGCGCGGACGGCAAGGCAAAGCAGGCGATGGTCTTGCGCAAACCGACCCTGGAAGACCAGGAAGACGGGGAAAAACTGGTCAAGTATATCGCCAGCGTGATGATGCTCGATGAGTACAAACCTGCCATGTGCCGGGGGGCGCCCTGTGAGATGGCGTATGCAACCTATTACAGTTTTACGGTGGTAGACACCATTGACGACGTTCGGCCTCCCATGTTCCGCTGA
- a CDS encoding ABC transporter substrate-binding protein, with protein sequence MPSLPCTAQAAGGAGADTGTPKVLHIFLSTSETGLDPAVASDNATLSLLENLFDPLLRYDYLARPARLRGNTATALPEVSADGRTYTFRIRPGIYFTPDPAFKASKREMTAADYVYSLKRLYDPALKSPWLYMFDGKIEGDAVLKRRFDVDADVPGLQAPDRYTLRIRLAAPDNNFLFYMATPASGVVAREVIEAYPGQAGNHPVGTGPFMVGDWKRSDRIVLLANPASTAVFHAQPGTNPEDRAIAAALEGKRLPRVDRVEVKIAEEFQGRMLGFLNGEYDYLEQVPESMTDMVIRNGQLKPELAARGMQLSRFPVLQTYYMWMNMNDPVLGGYSRDRIALRRAIALAYNSAEDIALLKKGFAIKAESPLPPNVLGYDPHYRSPVPYDPALANALLDRHGYGKRDAEGFRRAPNGQPLTLTMHSEATVGGRLRDELWRKCLNSIGLRVVFKSDKKTEIIKASRLGQVTMFESNWIADFPDGDNFYQLLYGPNAGRANYARFNLPAYNERYEAARQLRDGPARQKLYGEMNQLIHAYNPWVPLTHVLSADLRHPWLKNYKRHPVEFTNWRYLDIDVAQRARSTRQP encoded by the coding sequence ATGCCGTCCTTGCCATGCACCGCGCAGGCGGCTGGGGGAGCAGGCGCGGACACGGGTACGCCGAAAGTGCTGCACATCTTCCTGTCCACCAGCGAAACCGGCCTCGATCCGGCGGTGGCGTCCGATAATGCCACCCTGTCGCTGCTGGAAAACCTGTTCGACCCGCTGCTGCGCTACGACTACCTGGCGCGCCCGGCTCGGCTGCGCGGCAATACGGCGACCGCCCTGCCCGAGGTCAGCGCCGACGGCCGCACCTACACCTTTCGCATCCGTCCCGGTATCTATTTCACACCTGACCCGGCTTTTAAAGCGAGCAAGCGCGAGATGACGGCGGCAGACTATGTATATAGCCTGAAACGCCTGTACGACCCGGCGCTGAAATCGCCCTGGTTGTATATGTTCGACGGCAAGATCGAAGGCGACGCGGTATTGAAGCGCCGCTTCGATGTCGACGCCGACGTACCCGGCCTGCAGGCGCCGGACCGCTACACGCTGCGCATCCGCTTGGCGGCGCCCGACAACAATTTCCTGTTTTATATGGCAACGCCCGCCTCAGGCGTGGTCGCGCGCGAAGTCATCGAAGCGTATCCCGGCCAGGCCGGCAACCATCCGGTCGGCACCGGTCCCTTCATGGTCGGCGACTGGAAGCGCAGCGACCGCATCGTGCTGCTGGCCAACCCCGCCTCGACGGCCGTGTTCCACGCGCAGCCGGGGACGAATCCGGAAGACCGCGCGATTGCGGCCGCCCTGGAGGGCAAGCGCCTGCCGCGGGTCGACCGGGTAGAGGTCAAGATCGCCGAGGAATTCCAGGGCCGCATGCTCGGTTTCCTGAACGGCGAATACGATTACCTGGAGCAGGTGCCGGAATCGATGACGGACATGGTCATTCGCAATGGCCAGCTCAAACCCGAGTTGGCCGCACGCGGCATGCAGCTGTCGCGTTTCCCCGTGCTACAGACCTATTACATGTGGATGAACATGAACGATCCGGTGCTGGGCGGCTACAGTCGCGACCGGATCGCCCTGCGCCGCGCGATCGCGCTGGCCTACAACAGTGCCGAGGACATCGCGCTATTGAAGAAGGGCTTTGCCATCAAGGCCGAGTCGCCGCTGCCGCCGAATGTGCTCGGCTACGATCCGCACTACCGCAGTCCCGTCCCCTACGACCCGGCGCTGGCGAACGCCCTGCTCGACCGCCACGGGTATGGCAAGCGCGACGCCGAGGGCTTTCGGCGCGCACCGAACGGGCAGCCGCTGACGCTGACCATGCACAGCGAAGCGACCGTAGGCGGGCGCCTGCGCGACGAACTGTGGAGAAAATGCCTGAATTCCATCGGACTGCGCGTGGTGTTCAAGTCCGACAAGAAGACGGAGATCATCAAGGCCTCGCGCCTGGGCCAGGTGACGATGTTCGAAAGTAACTGGATCGCGGATTTCCCAGACGGCGACAATTTTTACCAGCTGCTGTACGGCCCCAATGCCGGCCGCGCCAACTACGCGCGCTTCAACTTGCCCGCCTATAACGAACGCTATGAAGCGGCGCGCCAGCTCCGGGACGGCCCTGCACGCCAGAAGCTGTATGGCGAAATGAACCAGCTGATCCACGCCTATAACCCCTGGGTACCGCTGACCCATGTGCTGTCGGCCGATCTGCGGCACCCGTGGCTAAAAAACTACAAGCGCCATCCAGTGGAATTCACCAACTGGCGCTACCTGGACATCGATGTTGCGCAAAGGGCACGCTCGACCCGGCAGCCTTGA
- the dacB gene encoding D-alanyl-D-alanine carboxypeptidase/D-alanyl-D-alanine-endopeptidase produces the protein MPTSSSVKDLHAPPLRSCCRPAAALAACLPAAAQLPEPVARVLAEQGLASDAVSLLVLRGDQTVLAHLAERPMQPASTMKLVTTLVGLEHLGPVFRGRTELLTNGDLNNGILKGDLVLRGGADADLSGEVLEGMLRALHNAGIRRIEGNLVLDRTLFNPARVDVGLPPFDESPEAYYNVIPDALLINKNMLQIDMRSTSTRLQLDMQPALAGVTISSNMRLIDADCARWEEGWKLPEAVPGSDGKIKVVLNGTYPKNCARTNSINVLDRDDYIDGLFRLKWKQLGGKLSGRTLPGSTPQDARLLAEHRARALPEVVRDTNKPSDNALARTLFLSMGALASDPVLGSRPLPPLADPLTQAPQTTYARADMAIRNWMRGHGIDDSGFVIENGSGLSRIERISPLQMGQLLRAGLRSNWAPEFLASIPIAATDGTMRRRLNGSPAAGRARLKTGTLRNVVALAGYVPDATGVQNVVVAFVNDEFAGEGRGRAVVDALVDWVARSGGQPPLPAPASAQPGIAPAAMPVAASAR, from the coding sequence TTGCCTACCTCTTCTTCGGTTAAGGACCTGCATGCGCCGCCACTTCGTTCATGTTGCCGTCCTGCCGCCGCCCTCGCCGCCTGCCTGCCGGCTGCCGCCCAGTTGCCGGAACCGGTCGCGCGGGTGCTGGCGGAGCAGGGCCTGGCGTCCGACGCGGTGAGCCTGCTGGTGTTGCGCGGCGACCAGACCGTGCTCGCACACCTGGCCGAGCGCCCCATGCAGCCGGCCTCGACCATGAAACTGGTGACGACCCTGGTCGGCCTCGAGCACCTGGGCCCGGTCTTTCGCGGGCGTACCGAGCTGCTGACGAACGGCGACCTGAACAACGGGATATTAAAGGGCGACCTGGTGCTGCGCGGCGGCGCCGACGCCGACCTGTCCGGCGAGGTGCTGGAAGGCATGCTGCGCGCCCTGCACAATGCCGGTATCCGCCGCATCGAGGGCAACCTGGTGCTCGACCGCACGCTGTTCAATCCGGCGCGAGTTGATGTCGGCCTGCCGCCCTTCGACGAGTCACCCGAGGCGTATTACAACGTCATTCCCGATGCGCTCCTGATCAACAAGAACATGCTGCAGATCGACATGCGTTCGACCAGCACGCGCTTGCAGCTGGACATGCAGCCGGCGCTGGCGGGGGTGACGATCAGTTCGAACATGCGCCTGATCGACGCCGACTGCGCCCGCTGGGAAGAAGGCTGGAAGCTGCCCGAAGCCGTACCTGGCAGCGATGGCAAGATCAAGGTCGTGCTGAACGGCACCTATCCGAAGAACTGTGCGCGGACTAACAGCATCAACGTTCTCGACCGCGACGACTATATCGACGGCCTGTTCCGCCTGAAGTGGAAACAGCTTGGCGGCAAGCTGAGCGGCAGGACGCTCCCTGGCAGTACGCCGCAGGATGCGCGCCTGCTGGCCGAACACAGGGCGCGCGCGCTGCCGGAAGTCGTGCGCGACACGAACAAACCCTCGGACAACGCACTGGCGCGTACCCTCTTCCTCTCCATGGGGGCTTTGGCATCGGACCCGGTCCTGGGGAGCCGGCCGCTGCCGCCGCTGGCGGATCCACTGACGCAGGCGCCCCAGACTACCTATGCCCGCGCCGATATGGCCATCCGCAACTGGATGCGCGGACACGGCATCGACGACAGCGGCTTCGTGATCGAAAACGGCTCCGGCCTGTCGCGCATCGAGCGCATCAGCCCGCTACAAATGGGACAGTTGCTGCGCGCTGGCCTGCGCAGCAACTGGGCACCGGAATTCCTGGCCAGCATACCGATCGCAGCAACGGACGGCACCATGCGCCGGCGCCTGAACGGCAGCCCGGCCGCCGGTCGCGCCCGCCTGAAAACCGGTACGCTGCGCAACGTGGTGGCGCTGGCCGGGTATGTGCCGGACGCAACGGGCGTGCAGAACGTGGTGGTGGCCTTCGTGAACGACGAATTCGCCGGAGAAGGCCGCGGGCGCGCCGTGGTCGATGCGCTGGTCGACTGGGTAGCGCGCTCGGGCGGCCAGCCGCCATTGCCGGCGCCGGCGTCGGCGCAGCCTGGCATCGCCCCGGCCGCCATGCCGGTAGCCGCCAGCGCACGCTGA